A genomic region of Vanessa tameamea isolate UH-Manoa-2023 chromosome 11, ilVanTame1 primary haplotype, whole genome shotgun sequence contains the following coding sequences:
- the LOC113395297 gene encoding ras-related protein Rab-39B, with protein sequence MVDPIFDYQFRLILIGDSTVGKSSLLKYFTDGKFAELSDPTVGVDFFARIIEVQDGTRIKLQLWDTAGQERFRSITKSYYRNSVGALLVYDVCNRSSFEHIPLWMMEAKRHIEPHRPVFALVGCKVDLVGSDNKNGARREVSCEEARMFAEENGLHHVETSAKTGLNVEQAFILVAQEVYNRIQTGEYKVEDGWDGIKTGFNRPNGMDFNLLEAETVQSTCC encoded by the exons ATGGTTGACCCAATATTTGATTACCAATTTAGACTTATTCTAATCGGTGACAGTACCGTGGGAAAGAGTTCATTGCTGAAATACTTTACAGATGGAAAATTCGCAGAg CTATCCGATCCAACTGTGGGCGTTGATTTTTTCGCACGGATCATTGAAGTGCAGGATGGTACaagaattaaattacaattatggGACACAGCTGGTCAAGAGAGGTTTAGATCTATAACGAAATCTTACTACAGAAATTCGGTCGGAGCTCTCCTCGTGTACGATGTGTGTAATCGGTCGAGTTTTGAACATATACCACTTTGGATGATGGAAGCGAAAAGGCATATAGAACCACATCGGCCAGTATTTGCTTTGGTTGGATGTAAAGTGGACCTCGTTGGTAGTGATAATAAAAACGGTGCAAGAAGAGAAGTATCCTGCGAGGAGGCTAGAATGTTTGCCGAAgaaaatg GCTTACACCATGTGGAGACATCTGCAAAAACAGGATTAAATGTCGAACAAGCATTTATTCTCGTCGCTCAAGAAGTTTACAATCGCATACAAACCGGAGAATACAAGGTGGAAGATGGTTGGGATGGCATCAAGACAGGATTCAACCGACCCAACGGTATGGACTTTAACCTGCTTGAAGCTGAGACAGTTCAGTCTACCTGCTGttag
- the LOC113395295 gene encoding THAP domain-containing protein 1-like produces MSFSQGLVKIKDNEESRAKSTPIAMVAPELKQNADADTEITKTCAVLGCEESKNIDSELFFRFPEDSNLRQIWTDLTGRNNWTPTDYSYICVQHFSVDCFECNADNTVVLTSKAVPSLKLPKHVLEVEYIDEETLDNEYEDEDYLMDSDEYNYEEEMHHELLNNKSLTNGSVHIDRATNKSKEDDGLELLKLFTEVQKMQRQAVTLKEKLKSRMKVFKRQNRFLLRVKEVIEMKRNILNQKRKKKSRILLSLQDKIREDTNGLVLAMPTRHTDDLKNFALSIYKYSPQAYIYIRNTLRTMLPSTEVLESWVSSGYEPKNVLSNSNLIKVVTELTDTELSCKVSLR; encoded by the exons ATGAGTTTTAGTCAAGGTCTTGTTAAAATAAAGGATAATGAGGAAAGCCGCGCAAAGTCAACCCCTATTG CCATGGTGGCACCAGAACTTAAACAGAATGCTGATGCTGATACAGAGATAACAAAAACATGTGCAGTGCTGGGATGTGAAGAATCGAAGAACATAGActctgaattattttttag gtttCCTGAAGATTCAAATCTCAGACAAATATGGACAGACCTGACAGGAAGAAACAATTGGACCCCAACAGACTACTCTTACATATGTGTGCAACATTTCTCTGTAGATTGTTTTGAATGTAATGCTGATAATACTGTGGTTCTCACAAGTAAAGCTGTTCCCTCCTTGAAGTTGCCAAAACATGTTTTGGag gTTGAATACATAGATGAAGAGACTCTAGATAATGAATATGAAGATGAAGATTATTTAATGGACAGTGATGAATATAACTATGAAGAAGAAATGCATCATGAATTATTGAATAACAAATCCTTAACGAATGGCTCAGTACATATTGACAGAGCGACAAATAAATCTAAAGAAGACGATGGCCTCGAACTCCTAAAGCTTTTCACTGAAGTCCAGAAGATGCAAAGACAAGCCGTCACTTTAAAGGAGAAATTAAAATCGAGAATGAAAGTTTTCAAAAGACAGAATAGATTTTTGTTACGCGTTAAAGAAGTAATAGAAATGAAGAGGAATATATTGAAtcagaaaagaaagaaaaagtcTAGAATTTTGCTATCATTACAGGATAAGATTAGGGAAGATACAAATGGCCTAGTTTTAGCAATGCCCACTAGACATACGGATGATTTGAAAAATTTTGCACttagtatttacaaatattcaccACAAgcatatatttacattagaaaTACTTTAAGGACGATGTTGCCGAGCACAGAAGTACTAGAATCATGGGTATCTTCAGGTTATGaaccaaaaaatgttttatctaaTAGTAATTTGATTAAGGTTGTTACAGAACTGACTGATACCGAATTATCATGTAAAGTATCATTACGTTGA